A single Metarhizium brunneum chromosome 5, complete sequence DNA region contains:
- the GAD_1 gene encoding Glutamate decarboxylase, translating to MAPAVKAGMKRRHVEDVEPAEDFTNVYGSHYATQDMPCDDIPDDSMPPEVAYRMIKDELSLDNNPKLNLASFVSTYMEKEAEDLMLEAMSKNFIDFEEYPQTAEIHHRCANMIANLFHAPKDIGIGSSSVGSSEAIMLAVLAMKRRWKQQRQQQGKPADNPNIVMSSAVQVCWEKAARYFEIEEKYVNCTRTRFVIDPKEAVELCDENTIGIVAILGTTYTGAYEDVKAISDLLVEKKSDVPIHVDAASGGFVAPFVVPDLEWDFRVERVVSINVSGHKYGLVYPGVGWVVWRSSEYLPKDLIFNINYLGAEQTSFTLNFSKGASQVIGQYYQLIRLGKAGYRHIMCNLTKTADYLTDELRKLGFVIMSEGHGKSLPLVAFRFAGKEEGETEEKEFDEFALAHYLRSRGWVIPAYTMAPETGQMKMMRIVVREDFSRSRCELLIKDIKLCSQLLEKDSEQLIMRLKQHIGQHTSGSGKIRDPMGAAKAVFKNESHSLQGKTGKSHAVC from the exons ATGGCACCAGCTGTGAAAGCAGGAATGAAGCGTCGCCATGTCGAGGACGTAGAGCCCGCGGAGGACTTTACCAACGTGTACGGATCGCACTATGCTACGCAGGACATGCCATGCGACGATATACCTGATGATTCAATGCCGCCAGAGGTTGCGTACCGCATGATCAAGGACGAGCTCAGTCTGGACAATAACCCGAAGCTCAA CCTTGCTTCCTTCGTGTCAACTTACATG gaaaaagaagcagaagatcTCATGCTAGAAGCCATGTCCAAGAACTTTATCGACTTTGAAGAATACCCGCAGACGGCAGAAATCCACCACCGCTGCGCTAACATGATTGCTAACCTCTTCCACGCGCCCAAGGACATTGGTATCGGATCAAGTTCCGTAGGTTCTAGCGAGGCTATCATGCTGGCTGTGTTGGCGATGAAGCGTCGCTGGAAGCAGCAGCGTCAGCAGCAAGGTAAGCCCGCTGATAACCCCAACATCGTCATGTCCTCTGCCGTGCAGGTGTGCTGGGAAAAGGCGGCGCGTTACTTTGAGATTGAGGAGAAGTACGTGAATTGTACGAGGACCAGGTTCGTGATTGACCCTAAGGAGGCGGTCGAGCTTTGTGACGAGAATACCATTGGTATTGTGGCAATCCTGGGGACTACTTATACCGGTGCCTATGAGgacgtcaaggccatcagCGACCTGCTGGTGGAGAAGAAGTCTGATGTGCCGATTCACGTTGATGCCGCGAGCGGCGGGTTTGTGGCGCCGTTTGTTGTTCCGGATCTCGAATGGGATTTCAGAGTTGAACGTGTTGTTTCTATTAATGTTTCTGGACACAAG TATGGTCTCGTATACCCCGGCGTGGGCTGGGTGGTCTGGCGCTCGTCCGAATACCTCCCCAAAGACCTGATTTTCAACATCAACTacctcggcgccgagcaAACTTCCTTCACGCTCAACTTCTCCAAGGGCGCGTCCCAAGTCATTGGGCAATACTATCAACTCATCCGACTCGGTAAAGCCGGCTACCGTCACATCATGTGTAACCTCACCAAGACGGCGGACTACCTCACCGACGAGCTCCGCAAGCTTGGATTCGTCATCATGTCTGAAGGACACGGCAAGAGCCTGCCGCTCGTGGCCTTCCGCTTCGCCGGCAAAGAGGAGGGGGAGACGGAGGAAAAGGAGTTTGATGAGTTCGCCTTGGCGCACTACCTGCGCTCCAGGGGCTGGGTCATCCCGGCGTACACAATGGCCCCCGAGACGGGGcaaatgaagatgatgagaatCGTTGTGAGGGAGGATTTCTCAAGGAGCAGGTGCGAGTTGCTGATCAAGGATATCAAGCTGTGCAGTCAGCTTCTGGAGAAGGACAGCGAGCAGCTCATCATGAGGCTGAAGCAGCACATAGGACAGCACACTAGTGGCTCGGGGAAGATCAGGGATCCAATGGGTGCGGCCAAGGCCGTTTTCAAG AATGAAAGTCACTCGCTCCAGGGCAAGACTGGCAAGAGTCACGCGGTGTGCTGA